A portion of the Corynebacterium ammoniagenes DSM 20306 genome contains these proteins:
- a CDS encoding GntR family transcriptional regulator codes for MPLSKLQATARVGDQAYDALHTAIVTGEYEAGRRLQIRDLAADLGISVMPVREAIKRLEEVGLVETQPYRGAIVKELSRSELLQIYAVRGLLEIEAARLGAAHVQPEDIAKLHELYTQLREAIEHNDVIEYLNLDEEMLTIVYSASGNVVLMEQIRSLWDRCRIFKIMGARGDLSADIIAKLLEYQPALIEAVENGDSEAAAKVTEASIESATQRITIALEK; via the coding sequence ATGCCTCTTTCGAAACTTCAAGCTACTGCCCGAGTTGGCGATCAAGCCTACGATGCTTTGCATACGGCGATTGTGACAGGGGAGTACGAGGCAGGACGGCGGCTGCAGATTCGTGATTTGGCCGCCGACTTAGGCATTAGCGTGATGCCGGTGCGCGAAGCAATCAAACGTTTGGAAGAGGTAGGCCTGGTAGAAACCCAGCCTTACCGAGGCGCGATCGTCAAAGAGCTTTCGCGTTCTGAGCTGCTGCAGATCTATGCCGTGCGGGGTCTTTTGGAAATTGAAGCCGCGCGCTTGGGCGCAGCGCATGTCCAGCCCGAAGATATCGCGAAATTGCACGAGTTATACACGCAATTGCGTGAGGCGATTGAGCACAATGACGTGATTGAATACCTCAACCTCGATGAGGAAATGCTCACTATCGTGTATTCCGCCTCTGGCAATGTGGTGCTCATGGAACAAATCCGCTCGCTGTGGGATCGGTGCCGAATCTTCAAGATCATGGGTGCGCGCGGCGATTTGTCCGCGGACATTATTGCCAAGCTTTTGGAGTACCAGCCTGCGTTAATTGAGGCAGTGGAAAACGGCGATTCCGAGGCCGCCGCGAAGGTTACTGAAGCCTCGATTGAATCGGCGACGCAGAGAATTACCATCGCTTTGGAGAAGTAA
- a CDS encoding SRPBCC family protein, whose translation MKYTEAIEINLPRQEVVALISDIDVIPKWLRGLVSHTPTNGKHGEVGTTSRVVFDTNGQEMTATETVVRQEPQDLEDLQPTQTVYYDRELEAEGMWSMAKERFIELEPDRTLWESDNEYRFDSLVMRVLAPVMKRSFRKQQRMHMGDFKAFAERGVDVRDNES comes from the coding sequence ATGAAGTACACCGAAGCAATTGAAATTAACTTGCCGCGTCAAGAAGTGGTCGCATTAATTTCCGATATCGATGTCATCCCGAAGTGGCTTCGTGGGTTGGTCTCGCACACTCCCACGAATGGCAAACACGGTGAGGTGGGTACTACCTCTAGGGTTGTCTTTGATACCAACGGTCAAGAGATGACCGCGACAGAAACCGTCGTGCGGCAAGAACCACAAGATTTAGAGGATCTGCAGCCAACGCAAACCGTCTATTACGACCGGGAGCTTGAAGCAGAGGGCATGTGGAGCATGGCCAAAGAACGCTTCATTGAGCTGGAACCGGATCGCACGTTGTGGGAAAGCGATAATGAATACCGCTTCGATTCACTGGTTATGCGCGTGCTTGCTCCAGTAATGAAGAGGTCATTTCGCAAGCAGCAACGCATGCACATGGGAGATTTTAAAGCTTTCGCCGAACGTGGAGTAGACGTTCGCGATAATGAAAGTTAG
- a CDS encoding isocitrate lyase/PEP mutase family protein — MTDVQQLAAKLAHAHETGKTLVLPTAWDTWSAAVVEEAGFEALTIGSHPVADAIGSSDGENMDFSEYLDVVSKITKQVGIPVSVDVESGYGLDPATLINRLIEAGAVGANIEDVVHTEGNRVREAQEHADYIAAARQAADDAEINFVINGRTDAVRLGTDVFEDPLAEAAKRIQLMQQAGARSVYPVALTTAEQVQTLVDTVTVPVNVTAHPVDGHGAGDLTALKDLGVRRITFGPLWQKWLGATSAEQFKKWI, encoded by the coding sequence ATGACTGACGTTCAACAACTCGCCGCGAAGCTCGCACATGCACATGAAACCGGCAAGACTTTAGTTCTGCCCACCGCTTGGGACACTTGGTCCGCAGCAGTGGTAGAAGAAGCAGGATTCGAGGCACTGACGATCGGCAGCCACCCCGTGGCTGACGCTATCGGTAGCTCCGATGGTGAAAACATGGACTTTTCCGAATACCTCGATGTGGTATCCAAGATTACGAAGCAGGTTGGCATTCCCGTCTCCGTGGACGTGGAATCCGGCTATGGACTCGATCCTGCAACGCTTATCAACCGCCTCATTGAGGCCGGTGCTGTTGGCGCCAATATTGAAGATGTTGTGCACACCGAAGGCAACCGCGTCCGTGAAGCACAAGAGCACGCCGACTATATCGCGGCGGCACGCCAAGCCGCTGATGATGCTGAAATTAACTTTGTCATCAACGGGCGCACTGACGCTGTGCGTCTGGGCACCGATGTTTTCGAGGATCCGCTGGCCGAGGCAGCCAAGCGTATTCAACTGATGCAACAAGCTGGCGCACGCTCGGTCTATCCAGTTGCCTTGACCACTGCGGAACAAGTGCAAACCCTGGTTGATACCGTGACTGTGCCGGTCAACGTCACCGCGCACCCGGTAGATGGTCATGGCGCAGGCGATCTCACCGCGTTGAAGGATTTGGGCGTTCGGCGCATCACCTTCGGTCCACTATGGCAGAAGTGGCTGGGTGCTACCTCTGCGGAGCAATTTAAGAAGTGGATCTAA
- a CDS encoding SCO1664 family protein codes for MITPPFDRELEILNAGEMGIVQQLVESSNIGFVVDFELDDDYAWAVYKPEAGEQPLWDFPPGLYKRERAAFVLSEYLGWHIVPPTVIIEDGPAGIGSVQWFIHNNGEHYFPLVDSREDLHEQFIRMVVFDLLCNNTDRKSGHVLLEDDHIWGIDHGLCFSVEPKLRTVMWEFGGHLIPEQLLDAVEPLLSDVPAELWELLHPMEIEALQRRASRIIRLPFLPRPQSHRQFPWPLV; via the coding sequence GTGATCACTCCGCCTTTTGACCGTGAATTGGAAATCCTCAACGCTGGCGAGATGGGTATTGTTCAGCAGCTCGTGGAATCAAGCAATATCGGTTTCGTCGTGGATTTCGAATTAGATGATGATTACGCCTGGGCTGTGTACAAACCAGAAGCAGGCGAGCAACCGCTGTGGGATTTTCCGCCCGGGCTATATAAAAGAGAACGCGCGGCTTTCGTGCTCAGTGAATACTTAGGCTGGCATATCGTTCCGCCCACCGTGATTATTGAAGATGGCCCGGCGGGGATTGGCTCGGTGCAGTGGTTTATTCACAACAACGGCGAGCACTACTTTCCGCTGGTAGATAGCCGGGAAGATTTACATGAGCAGTTCATTCGCATGGTGGTCTTTGATTTGCTCTGCAATAATACAGACCGAAAGTCCGGGCACGTACTTTTAGAAGACGATCATATCTGGGGCATTGACCACGGCCTGTGCTTTTCCGTGGAGCCGAAATTGCGCACCGTGATGTGGGAATTCGGTGGTCACTTAATTCCCGAGCAGTTACTTGATGCAGTAGAGCCTTTGCTTAGCGATGTCCCCGCGGAGTTATGGGAGCTGTTACATCCCATGGAAATCGAAGCGCTACAACGACGCGCCTCGCGGATCATCCGGCTGCCGTTTCTTCCGCGGCCACAATCGCACCGGCAATTTCCGTGGCCATTGGTCTAA
- a CDS encoding histidine phosphatase family protein, whose amino-acid sequence MKKAAESSTIVLLIRHGQTPTTGQVLPGRAPGLHLAPRGHEQARDVSSRLEGLDLQAVYSSPMERAQETAAPTVAAQEQELLIDDGLIECDFGQWTGEKLTELNKLPAWKEVQNSPSTFRFPDGESFVEMQERMVEAVTDIAQRHPGEVIAAFSHADTIKAAVAHFVGTPLDSFQKIHIDTASVSAVEFGKEHTRMLLTNSRTGSLSYLRQPEEAKE is encoded by the coding sequence ATGAAGAAGGCTGCAGAGTCATCCACGATTGTCTTACTCATTCGCCACGGGCAGACTCCCACCACCGGGCAAGTCTTACCGGGCCGTGCGCCGGGATTGCATCTGGCGCCGCGCGGGCACGAACAAGCCCGTGATGTTTCCTCGCGGTTAGAGGGTTTGGATTTACAGGCGGTGTATTCCTCACCGATGGAACGCGCGCAGGAAACCGCTGCCCCCACGGTGGCAGCGCAGGAGCAGGAATTGCTTATCGACGACGGCCTGATTGAGTGCGACTTTGGCCAGTGGACAGGGGAGAAGCTCACCGAGCTCAATAAACTTCCCGCGTGGAAAGAAGTGCAAAATTCCCCATCGACTTTTCGCTTTCCAGATGGTGAAAGCTTTGTCGAGATGCAAGAGCGCATGGTCGAAGCCGTTACCGACATTGCCCAGCGCCACCCCGGTGAAGTGATCGCGGCGTTTAGCCACGCGGATACTATCAAGGCCGCCGTGGCTCATTTCGTGGGTACCCCGTTGGATTCTTTTCAAAAGATTCATATTGATACTGCATCGGTCTCCGCCGTGGAGTTTGGAAAAGAACACACGCGCATGCTGTTGACGAATTCGCGCACGGGTTCTTTGTCCTATCTGCGTCAGCCGGAAGAGGCGAAAGAATAA
- a CDS encoding ATP-binding protein translates to MTRVRGVSLPPNLSTVGELKAAGYQHRSLRAEIRENLLTKLRNGEDPWPGLHGLENTVIPQVERALIAGHDIVLLGERGQGKTRLLRSMTALLDEWIPIVAGSELREDPFAPITDATRERLEREGDELAITWVPRDDRYAEKLATPDTSVADLIGDIDPMRVAEGRRLGDPETIHYGLIPRSNRGIVAINELPDLAERIQVSMLNVMEEKDVQIRGYMLRLPLDVLVVASANPEDYTNRGRIITPLKDRFGAEIRTHYPLALDDEIAVIRQEANLVAEVPDILLEILARYTRSLRESSAVNQRSGVSARFAIAGAETIAAAALHRASIRGEKDAVARLVDVESAVEVLGGKIEFESGEEGREWDILEYTLRTSTAEALHATLRTLDFNPLIAALDGSITVSTGANVSAKEFLDGLPDLGETTLYDDIAKAFDATSEGSRANAIELALEGLFLSRKIAKDSGEGESIYG, encoded by the coding sequence ATGACTAGGGTGAGGGGTGTGAGTCTTCCACCTAATCTTTCCACGGTCGGTGAGCTGAAGGCCGCCGGCTACCAACACCGTTCTCTACGTGCCGAAATCCGGGAGAACCTCTTAACAAAGCTTCGCAATGGCGAAGACCCTTGGCCCGGATTACATGGTTTAGAAAACACCGTCATCCCGCAGGTTGAGCGCGCGCTAATTGCTGGCCATGACATCGTGCTTTTGGGCGAGCGTGGCCAAGGCAAGACCCGCTTGCTGCGTTCAATGACAGCATTGCTGGATGAATGGATTCCCATCGTCGCCGGTTCTGAACTGCGCGAAGATCCATTTGCCCCCATCACGGATGCCACCCGCGAGCGCTTAGAGCGCGAAGGCGATGAACTTGCTATCACCTGGGTACCGCGCGATGACCGCTATGCCGAAAAACTCGCGACACCCGATACATCGGTCGCTGACTTAATTGGTGATATTGACCCTATGCGCGTAGCGGAAGGCCGCCGCTTAGGAGATCCGGAAACCATCCACTATGGCCTGATTCCTCGGTCCAACCGCGGCATCGTCGCCATTAATGAGCTGCCGGACTTAGCCGAGCGCATCCAAGTATCCATGCTCAATGTCATGGAAGAAAAAGACGTCCAGATTCGCGGCTACATGCTGCGCCTTCCGCTGGACGTGCTGGTTGTGGCCTCAGCCAACCCTGAGGATTACACCAACCGCGGGCGCATTATTACCCCGCTCAAAGACCGCTTTGGTGCGGAAATTCGCACCCACTATCCGCTGGCGCTGGACGATGAAATCGCGGTGATCCGCCAAGAAGCCAACCTCGTGGCTGAAGTGCCAGATATCCTGCTGGAAATCCTGGCTCGCTACACGCGTTCCTTGCGCGAATCCTCCGCAGTCAACCAGCGTTCCGGTGTCTCCGCGCGCTTTGCCATTGCGGGTGCTGAAACCATCGCCGCCGCAGCGCTGCACCGCGCTAGCATTCGCGGCGAAAAAGATGCCGTGGCACGACTGGTGGATGTCGAATCTGCTGTTGAGGTACTCGGCGGCAAGATTGAATTCGAATCCGGCGAAGAAGGCCGCGAGTGGGACATTTTGGAATACACCTTGCGCACATCGACGGCGGAAGCGCTGCACGCAACCTTGCGCACGCTCGATTTCAATCCTCTTATCGCTGCCTTGGACGGAAGCATCACGGTGTCTACCGGCGCTAATGTCTCTGCGAAAGAATTCCTGGATGGCCTGCCTGATTTGGGCGAGACCACTTTATATGACGATATCGCCAAAGCCTTTGACGCTACTTCTGAAGGCTCACGCGCTAATGCGATTGAGCTGGCTTTAGAAGGGCTTTTCTTGTCACGAAAAATTGCCAAGGACTCCGGCGAAGGCGAATCCATTTACGGTTAG
- a CDS encoding vWA domain-containing protein gives MTHPIGPRDRYGRSGRRTRYSRYAGGPDPLAPPVDLTDALNDIAEDIMAGYSPEQALREYLRRGSRGQDGFDELAWQAAQRRREILERSNLGGTLQEVKALLDDALLQERAQLARDIDMDDTDRAFRELQLENLPESTPAAVSELNNYDWQSTDAREKFEHIRDLLGREMLDQQFSGMKQALEGATEEDKQAITEMIRDLNELLSKHREGTDTPADFADFMAKHGEHFPENPRDINELIDILAQRSAAAQRMLNSMSEEQRNELMQLSAQAFGSPELQGLLGDLAGNLQGLRPELDWSGSEEFSGDEGMGLGDGTGAMQDLAELDRLAEQLRHDHTDLDLDALRRQLGDDAAVSAELLDKIDRAMRNSGLLRRSADGTLKLSPQAMRRLGKSLLEDAATQLSPRSGSRDSRLSGVSIEQTGSSRPYEFGDTQPWDVTRTITNAIQRTAGTDEPLKLTANDIEVVETEQRTQNAVALLVDTSYSMAAEGRWVPMKQTALALHHLISTRFRGDELAIITFGRNAMSTDIDELTALPPVQEQGTNLHHGLLLAERFFARHPSMQPTLLIVTDGEPTAYLQPDGHAWFNWPTDQYTMFSTVTQLDKVTKRGTRTTFFRLGHDPGLEHFLNQLADRVDGRVVAPDLDGLGAAVVDEYLNYRF, from the coding sequence ATGACCCATCCCATTGGCCCCCGCGATCGTTACGGTCGCTCCGGTCGCCGCACGCGCTATAGCCGGTACGCCGGCGGCCCAGATCCGCTCGCACCACCGGTGGACCTTACTGATGCGCTCAACGATATCGCGGAAGATATCATGGCCGGCTACTCTCCTGAGCAGGCATTGCGCGAGTACTTGCGCCGCGGTTCGCGCGGGCAAGACGGGTTTGATGAGTTGGCGTGGCAGGCCGCGCAGCGCCGCAGGGAAATCTTGGAACGCAGCAACCTTGGCGGCACGTTGCAGGAGGTCAAAGCATTGCTTGACGATGCCCTCTTGCAAGAACGTGCCCAGCTCGCCCGAGATATCGATATGGATGATACCGATCGGGCGTTTCGCGAGCTGCAACTGGAAAACCTGCCGGAATCAACACCGGCCGCTGTCTCCGAACTAAATAATTATGACTGGCAGTCCACGGATGCCCGCGAGAAATTCGAGCACATCCGGGATCTTTTAGGCCGCGAAATGCTGGACCAACAATTCTCCGGCATGAAACAAGCCCTCGAAGGAGCGACCGAAGAAGATAAGCAAGCCATTACGGAAATGATCCGTGACCTCAATGAGCTGCTGAGCAAACACCGTGAGGGCACCGATACTCCAGCTGATTTCGCAGACTTTATGGCCAAGCACGGGGAGCACTTTCCAGAAAACCCGCGCGATATCAATGAGCTCATTGATATCTTGGCCCAGCGTTCTGCCGCTGCACAGCGCATGCTCAATTCCATGTCTGAAGAACAGCGCAATGAGCTAATGCAACTATCGGCGCAAGCATTCGGCTCACCAGAGCTGCAAGGGTTGCTGGGAGATCTTGCGGGCAATCTCCAAGGGCTGCGCCCCGAGCTGGATTGGTCCGGATCGGAAGAATTCAGCGGTGACGAAGGCATGGGTCTGGGTGATGGCACAGGTGCTATGCAAGACCTGGCTGAACTCGACCGTCTTGCGGAACAACTCCGCCATGACCATACCGATTTAGACCTTGATGCCTTGCGCCGGCAGCTTGGTGATGATGCCGCGGTGTCAGCTGAGCTACTGGACAAGATCGACCGCGCGATGCGCAATAGCGGGCTATTGCGCCGGTCCGCGGACGGAACGTTGAAGCTTAGCCCCCAAGCAATGCGGCGATTAGGGAAAAGCTTGCTGGAAGATGCCGCAACGCAGCTTTCGCCTCGTTCTGGGTCACGGGATTCGCGTCTGAGTGGTGTGAGCATTGAACAAACCGGATCATCTCGTCCCTATGAGTTTGGTGATACTCAACCGTGGGATGTCACCCGCACGATCACCAATGCCATTCAAAGAACCGCTGGAACCGATGAGCCGCTGAAACTGACCGCGAATGATATTGAGGTCGTCGAAACCGAACAGCGCACCCAAAATGCAGTCGCGCTCTTAGTCGATACCAGCTACTCCATGGCGGCGGAAGGCCGCTGGGTACCAATGAAGCAGACTGCCTTGGCGCTGCATCATTTGATCAGCACGCGCTTTCGCGGGGATGAGTTAGCGATTATCACCTTTGGCCGCAATGCCATGAGCACCGATATTGATGAGCTCACCGCGCTTCCACCCGTGCAAGAACAGGGTACTAACTTGCACCATGGGCTCTTGCTGGCGGAGCGGTTCTTTGCACGTCATCCCTCGATGCAGCCCACGCTGCTCATCGTGACCGATGGTGAACCCACGGCCTATCTTCAACCAGATGGGCACGCCTGGTTCAACTGGCCCACGGATCAATACACCATGTTCTCCACGGTCACACAGCTGGATAAAGTGACCAAGCGCGGAACCCGCACGACCTTCTTCCGTCTCGGACACGATCCGGGGCTAGAACACTTCCTCAACCAGCTGGCCGATCGCGTCGATGGGCGTGTGGTTGCCCCAGACTTGGATGGCTTGGGGGCTGCGGTCGTCGATGAGTATTTGAACTACCGCTTTTAA
- a CDS encoding MerR family transcriptional regulator, with amino-acid sequence MAHNHEGIRMAELSEKTGVSVPTIKYYLREGLLAPGTAISANQALYGNEHVERIRIVRSLSKVAKLPLATIREVLNIVDGGGNVQEAMGRTQEALVGEIAEDTDSEDGLSAAQELLDTEIEKRGWRVYKQSGAYRMASQALVEIGKENLSAPVNHLADYVEAADKVGETDISTLSGATSGPDVVRRMALGTTLRGPLFDALILLAQQHHAGKTFGGRDEA; translated from the coding sequence ATGGCACACAACCACGAGGGCATTCGCATGGCTGAGCTTTCCGAGAAAACAGGAGTCAGTGTCCCCACAATTAAGTATTACCTGCGTGAAGGCCTCCTCGCGCCGGGCACAGCTATCAGCGCTAACCAGGCTTTGTACGGCAATGAACACGTAGAGCGCATTCGTATTGTGCGCAGTTTATCCAAGGTGGCGAAACTACCTTTGGCAACTATCCGCGAAGTGCTAAATATTGTCGATGGTGGTGGCAACGTCCAAGAGGCCATGGGACGCACGCAAGAAGCTTTGGTCGGAGAAATTGCCGAGGACACAGACTCCGAAGATGGGCTGAGCGCGGCCCAAGAGCTATTGGATACCGAGATAGAAAAGCGCGGCTGGCGGGTATATAAACAATCCGGCGCCTACCGCATGGCCTCGCAAGCTCTCGTCGAGATTGGCAAAGAAAACCTCAGTGCTCCGGTCAATCACCTCGCCGACTATGTGGAGGCAGCCGATAAGGTCGGCGAGACTGATATTTCGACGCTGTCGGGAGCAACATCGGGTCCCGATGTCGTACGCCGCATGGCGTTGGGCACAACATTGCGCGGGCCGCTTTTCGATGCCCTCATCCTGCTGGCCCAACAACACCACGCGGGAAAGACCTTCGGCGGAAGGGATGAGGCTTAA
- a CDS encoding DUF1772 domain-containing protein: protein MSWLAAVTVLITGFFGSAEFASTAFVHPIIRKLDPDTQLLFEKGLLTTFGKVMPFGMTLGVILTIALAVDHTNYFTISAAIALVVALIVTIFGNVPINKATGDITETSASKKFLAMRRTWDRYQLIRGSLQVLGFVLIVIGVTLSV, encoded by the coding sequence ATGAGCTGGCTTGCCGCTGTAACAGTGCTTATTACGGGATTTTTCGGATCTGCGGAATTTGCCTCCACCGCTTTTGTCCACCCCATCATTCGCAAGCTCGACCCCGACACCCAATTGCTATTTGAAAAGGGACTGCTCACCACCTTCGGGAAAGTCATGCCCTTTGGCATGACGCTGGGCGTTATCCTCACCATCGCCTTGGCAGTAGACCACACCAACTACTTCACCATTTCTGCGGCAATCGCCTTAGTAGTTGCGCTGATCGTGACCATTTTCGGCAACGTTCCCATCAACAAAGCAACAGGCGACATCACCGAAACCTCCGCGTCCAAGAAATTTCTTGCCATGCGCCGCACGTGGGACCGGTACCAACTTATTCGCGGCAGCCTCCAAGTTTTAGGTTTTGTCCTCATAGTTATCGGCGTGACGTTGTCGGTCTGA
- a CDS encoding DMT family transporter — protein sequence MPNQAKQWVYLAGAILCEVSGSLSLKASLNNSLFYIPVVIGFLAAFTFLAAVLRAGMPLGVAYGIWGASGVALTAVMSNVLFNEPLNGIMLLGIMIIIAGVLCVELGSQAAKAKLEEKVVA from the coding sequence TTGCCCAATCAAGCAAAGCAATGGGTATATCTCGCCGGTGCGATTTTATGTGAGGTTAGTGGCTCACTATCGCTGAAGGCGTCGTTGAATAACTCATTATTTTATATCCCCGTAGTTATCGGTTTTCTCGCAGCTTTTACCTTTTTGGCTGCGGTCTTGCGCGCGGGGATGCCCTTAGGTGTTGCCTATGGAATATGGGGTGCCAGTGGCGTCGCACTCACCGCAGTTATGTCCAACGTACTTTTTAATGAGCCGCTAAACGGGATCATGCTCCTGGGCATCATGATCATTATCGCCGGCGTGCTCTGCGTCGAACTAGGTTCACAAGCTGCGAAAGCGAAACTGGAAGAAAAGGTGGTTGCGTGA
- a CDS encoding DMT family transporter — MSWLYLTGAILFETFGTVSLRLTINKKVWYIGVAIGYLVAFTMLSLTLSSGMGLGVAYGIWAAAGVALAAIISRFLFKEPLTLFMCFGIMLIIAGVLCVEIGASQ, encoded by the coding sequence GTGAGCTGGTTATATCTCACCGGAGCCATCCTATTTGAAACCTTCGGTACTGTCTCTTTGCGCCTGACCATAAATAAAAAGGTCTGGTACATCGGAGTGGCTATCGGCTATCTTGTGGCATTTACCATGCTCAGCTTAACGCTGAGCTCCGGAATGGGCCTTGGGGTGGCGTATGGCATCTGGGCGGCCGCGGGAGTGGCACTCGCTGCTATTATCAGCCGCTTCCTTTTCAAAGAACCCCTGACACTTTTTATGTGCTTCGGCATCATGCTGATTATCGCTGGTGTTTTATGCGTTGAAATTGGTGCTTCCCAGTAG
- a CDS encoding SulP family inorganic anion transporter, whose amino-acid sequence MTTVTSPTHDKDRYRPEPSVLTALKTPKILIREILAGLVVALALIPEAISFSIIAGVDPKVGLFSSFIMAMTIAVVGGRPAMISAATGAVALVVAPVVREYGLDYLIATVLLAGLLQIVLAVLGVAKLMRFIPRSVMVGFVNSLAILIFMAQLPELFDVPFAVYPLFVLGLLILIFFPKLTKAVPAPLVSIVVITAIAAVFAINAPTVGDKGELPRSLPTLFIPDVPWNMDTLSIIAPYALAMALVGLMESLMTAKLVDEVTDTHSNKTRESWGQGIANIASGLFGGMGGCAMIGQTMINVKVSGARTRISTFLAGTFLLILIVVLGDLVAIIPMAALVAIMVMVSVGTFDWHSIKPSTLKRMPKSETAIMLITVAVVVATSNLAIGVVVGVFAASVMFVRRVAHLIDVRREVKDQDGEKVAYYTVEGQLLFASSNDLTTLFEYTADPDRIIIDLSKSHIWDASTVAALDTIQTKYREHDKRVEFVGMNEFTTAFHSRLTGELGS is encoded by the coding sequence ATGACCACTGTCACTTCCCCTACACATGACAAAGATCGGTACCGGCCTGAGCCCTCGGTGCTCACAGCGTTAAAGACCCCGAAAATTCTGATTCGGGAAATTCTCGCTGGCCTGGTGGTGGCGCTCGCTTTGATTCCGGAAGCGATTTCTTTTTCCATCATCGCCGGTGTGGATCCAAAGGTAGGCCTGTTTTCTTCTTTCATCATGGCGATGACCATCGCTGTGGTTGGCGGCCGCCCTGCCATGATTTCTGCCGCAACCGGTGCCGTCGCACTCGTGGTGGCACCAGTAGTCCGTGAATATGGCCTAGACTACCTCATTGCCACCGTCTTGTTGGCCGGCCTGCTGCAGATCGTCTTGGCGGTGTTGGGCGTCGCTAAGCTCATGCGCTTTATCCCGCGCAGCGTCATGGTGGGCTTTGTGAACTCGCTGGCCATTTTAATTTTTATGGCTCAATTGCCTGAGCTTTTCGATGTCCCGTTCGCCGTTTACCCACTCTTTGTTCTCGGCCTGCTCATCCTGATTTTCTTCCCGAAGCTGACCAAGGCCGTACCCGCCCCGCTGGTATCGATCGTGGTGATTACTGCTATTGCGGCAGTCTTTGCCATTAATGCCCCGACGGTTGGCGATAAGGGAGAATTGCCGCGCAGCCTGCCCACGCTATTTATCCCGGATGTGCCGTGGAATATGGATACGCTGTCCATCATCGCGCCCTATGCCCTGGCGATGGCGCTGGTAGGACTCATGGAATCGTTGATGACCGCAAAGCTTGTCGATGAAGTCACCGACACCCACTCCAATAAGACGAGGGAGAGCTGGGGCCAGGGAATCGCCAATATTGCCTCTGGGCTATTCGGTGGCATGGGTGGCTGCGCGATGATTGGTCAGACCATGATTAACGTCAAGGTCTCGGGTGCGCGCACGCGCATTTCCACCTTCTTGGCGGGTACATTCTTGCTCATCCTCATCGTGGTCTTAGGCGATCTAGTAGCCATTATTCCGATGGCAGCCTTGGTAGCCATCATGGTCATGGTCTCCGTCGGCACCTTTGATTGGCACTCTATTAAGCCATCCACGCTCAAGCGCATGCCGAAGAGCGAGACCGCCATCATGCTCATTACCGTCGCTGTGGTCGTAGCAACGTCCAACCTGGCTATCGGTGTTGTCGTGGGTGTCTTTGCTGCCAGCGTGATGTTTGTGCGCCGAGTAGCGCACCTTATTGATGTACGCCGCGAGGTAAAGGACCAAGACGGCGAGAAGGTTGCCTACTACACCGTCGAAGGCCAACTGCTTTTTGCCTCCAGCAATGACCTGACCACACTTTTTGAATACACCGCCGACCCGGATCGCATCATTATTGATCTCAGCAAATCCCATATTTGGGATGCCTCGACGGTGGCTGCGCTGGATACGATTCAGACCAAATACCGCGAGCACGACAAGCGCGTGGAGTTTGTGGGCATGAATGAATTCACCACGGCTTTCCACTCACGGCTGACCGGCGAGCTGGGAAGCTAG